In Kwoniella dejecticola CBS 10117 chromosome 4, complete sequence, one genomic interval encodes:
- a CDS encoding serine/threonine-protein phosphatase PP1: MGEQQNEIDLDSVIDRLLEVRGNRPGKAVQLAEYEIKYLCTKAREIFISQPILLELEAPIKICGDIHGQYYDLLRLFEYGGFPPEANYLFLGDYVDRGKQSLETICLLLAYKIKYPENFFILRGNHECASINRIYGFYDECKRRYNIKLWKTFTDCFNCLPIAAIIDEKIFTMHGGLSPDLQSMEQIRRVMRPTDVPDTGLLCDLLWSDPDKDITGWSENDRGVSFTFGPDVVSRFLQKHDMDLICRAHQVVEDGYEFFAKRQLVTLFSAPNYCGEFDNAGAMMSVDDTLLCSFQILKPAEKKAPKYGGYGASGRRQ; this comes from the exons ATGGGCGAACAACAAAACGAGATCGACTTGGATTCCGTTATTGATCGACTATTGGAGG TACGAGGAAACAGACCGGGTAAAGCTGTACAATTAGCAGAATACGAGATCAAGTATCTTTGCACAAAAGCAAGGGAAATCTTTATCAGTCAACCTATCTtgctcgagctggaagccCCCATCAAGATATGCG GTGATATCCATGGACAATACTATGACCTGCTGAGACTGTTCGAATACGGTGGTTTCCCTCCCGAAGCAAATTACTTGTTCTTAGGAGATTATGTGGACAGAGGAAAACAATCACTCGAGACTATCTGTTTGCTTCTCGCATACAAAATCAAGTACCCTGagaacttcttcatcctgagaGGTAACCACGAATGTGCCAGTATCAACAGAATTTATGGATTTTACGACGAAT GCAAGCGACGTTATAACATCAAATTGTGGAAGACGTTCACCGATTGCTTCAACTGTTTACCAATTGCTGCTatcatcgatgagaagatctTCACAATGCACGGTGGTCTG AGTCCCGATCTACAAAGCATGGAACAGATTAGAAGAGTGATGAGACCAACGGATGTACCTGATACAG GTCTCCTTTGTGATCTACTGTGGTCCGATCCCGATAAGGATATCACAGGTTGGAGCGAGAATGATCGAGGTGTATCATTCACATTCGGTCCGGATGTGGTTTCGCGATTCCTGCAGAAACACGATATGGATCTGATCTGTCGAGCACATCAA GTGGTGGAAGATGGTTATGAGTTCTTTGCGAAACGTCAACTGGTCACTCTATTCTCGGCTCCTAATTACTGTGGAGAG TTCGATAATGCTGGTGCGATGATGTCCGTGGACGACACTTTGCTGTGTTCATTCCAA ATCCTCAAACCGGCCGAAAAGAAGGCTCCGAAATATGGGGGATACGGTGCCAGCGGACGGCGTCAGTGA